In a genomic window of Blastocatellia bacterium:
- a CDS encoding 5'-nucleotidase C-terminal domain-containing protein, whose protein sequence is MANKGTAALSDSKTSPVTNRAIARRHERRWRPTLPQYAMLLVVFLVMAAGPLVIKPTPQTGRVVNLTLMQLNDVYQLLPNGPNAEGGLARIATLQKTIVSQSDHVIFVLSGDTLSPSLESIAFKGGQMIDIWNNLGLNLAVLGNHEFDLGPDVLRQRLRESHFTWLAANVIDKTTGAPFGGAQRFVIQEVDGVRVGIFGLLTADTAQTSQPGPDIEILDPIATARDLVPQMRAQGAQVVIGLTHLLLADDKRLAEAVPLDLILGGHDHQLIAPEAGMTPIYKMGSDARNLGRLDLKIDARSGKLQGSEWTVIPVTQGVQEDARVRAIIDDYESKLGGVLGGINLEEKIGESTVDLDAEQESVRAREANVGDFIADTFREATGADVGLVNGGGLRSDLLYKAGPITNRVVYSILPFKNKVVMIAVTGAELRGALERGVSRIIEQTEDGGFPQVAGLRFVYNGLRPPGSRVTSVTVGGQPLDDSKSYRLATISYIAGGNEGYDMFRGKADLLPPGSNQTDADLVREKIKKALKISPALDGRISRQDAP, encoded by the coding sequence ATGGCAAACAAAGGAACCGCAGCGCTTTCCGATAGCAAGACCTCTCCGGTAACGAATCGCGCCATCGCTCGCCGCCACGAGCGGCGCTGGCGACCCACGCTGCCGCAGTACGCCATGCTTCTAGTGGTGTTTCTGGTTATGGCCGCCGGCCCGCTGGTAATCAAGCCGACTCCCCAGACTGGCCGCGTGGTCAATCTCACGCTGATGCAGTTGAACGATGTCTATCAACTGTTGCCAAACGGCCCGAATGCCGAGGGCGGGCTGGCGCGCATCGCCACCTTGCAAAAGACAATCGTCAGCCAATCCGACCACGTCATTTTTGTGCTTTCCGGAGACACGCTGTCGCCGTCGCTGGAATCGATTGCCTTCAAGGGCGGGCAGATGATTGACATCTGGAACAACCTCGGGCTGAACCTCGCGGTGCTTGGCAATCACGAGTTCGATCTTGGGCCCGATGTCTTACGCCAGCGGTTGCGGGAATCGCATTTCACATGGCTGGCGGCAAACGTGATTGACAAAACGACGGGCGCGCCTTTCGGCGGCGCGCAACGTTTCGTCATCCAGGAGGTAGATGGGGTGCGCGTCGGCATCTTCGGCCTGCTGACGGCAGACACCGCGCAAACGTCGCAGCCCGGCCCCGACATCGAGATTCTCGATCCCATTGCCACGGCGCGCGACCTGGTGCCGCAGATGCGCGCGCAGGGCGCGCAGGTCGTCATCGGCCTGACTCACCTCTTGCTTGCCGACGATAAGCGATTGGCCGAAGCCGTGCCGCTCGATTTGATTCTCGGCGGCCATGACCATCAGCTGATTGCGCCCGAAGCCGGCATGACGCCGATCTACAAAATGGGCTCGGACGCCCGCAACCTGGGCCGCCTCGACCTCAAGATTGATGCGCGCAGCGGCAAGCTACAGGGCAGCGAATGGACAGTCATCCCGGTCACACAGGGAGTGCAGGAGGACGCCCGCGTCCGCGCCATCATCGATGATTATGAGAGCAAGCTCGGCGGCGTGCTGGGCGGCATCAACCTCGAAGAGAAGATCGGTGAATCGACGGTCGACCTGGACGCGGAGCAGGAGTCGGTGCGCGCCCGCGAAGCCAACGTCGGGGACTTTATCGCCGACACCTTCCGCGAAGCGACCGGCGCCGATGTCGGGCTGGTAAACGGCGGCGGGCTGCGCTCGGACCTGCTTTACAAAGCCGGGCCGATCACCAACCGCGTCGTCTATTCGATCCTCCCTTTCAAGAACAAAGTCGTGATGATTGCGGTGACCGGGGCCGAGCTGCGCGGCGCCCTTGAGCGCGGCGTCAGCCGCATCATCGAGCAGACAGAAGACGGCGGCTTCCCGCAGGTCGCGGGCCTGCGGTTCGTCTATAACGGCTTGCGCCCGCCGGGCTCGCGCGTCACCAGCGTCACGGTCGGCGGCCAGCCGCTGGACGACAGTAAGAGCTACCGGCTGGCGACGATCAGTTACATCGCGGGCGGCAACGAAGGTTATGACATGTTTCGCGGCAAAGCCGATTTGCTGCCGCCGGGAAGCAACCAGACCGACGCCGACCTGGTGCGCGAAAAGATTAAGAAGGCGCTGAAGATTTCGCCGGCCCTTGACGGACGGATCAGCCGCCAGGACGCGCCCTGA